The following are encoded in a window of Astyanax mexicanus isolate ESR-SI-001 chromosome 6, AstMex3_surface, whole genome shotgun sequence genomic DNA:
- the entpd3 gene encoding ectonucleoside triphosphate diphosphohydrolase 3, which translates to MVKRESHSSDHLTGGSSRKIMSTKLATALAAFFLLASIAVIIAIATVQTQKKTYLSPGLKYGIVLDAGSSRTTVYLYQWPAEKENNTGVVSQTTKCLVKGPGISEMNDDSWKYLKTCMDDITKHVPPSQHSSTPIFLGATAGMRLLHIKNEEASNTILQDIQKYLRSLPFNFQNASIISGQEEGLYGWITVNYLMGNFLEKNMWNAWVHPHGAKTVGSLDLGGASTQIAFTAPDDATGEDLIRVSLYGYEYNVYTHSFLCYGKNEAEKKVLAELVKSSTDWSRVNHPCYPADYSITMAASEIFDSECTKKSTPASYSPAKNITFFGGSDPVRCKDLVKRIFDFKSCQGKENCSFEGVYQPPVSGEFMAYAGFYYTAWALDVKGSNTLKQFNTAMLSFCSKPWATLKKNYEITEKHLKSYCYSANYVHTILADGYKFNDDNWEKLNFQKEVNQTSIAWSLGYMLAQSNMIPAEAKLLKLPIPNSAFAGLLFVFSALTIITLMFLIITLVRFCF; encoded by the exons ATAATGTCAACTAAACTGGCAACAGCCTTGGCTGCTTTCTTTCTCCTGGCCAGTATAGCAGTTATTATAGCAATAGCCACAGTCCAGACACAAAAGAAGACCTATCTTTCTCCAGGACTTAAG TATGGCATTGTGCTGGATGCTGGATCCTCCAGAACGACTGTGTATCTCTATCAGTGGCCAGCAGAGAAGGAGAATAACACTGGGGTCGTCAGTCAGACCACAAAGTGTTTGGTTAAAG GTCCTGGTATCTCAGAAATGAATGATGATTCCTGGAAATATCTTAAAACATGCATGGATGACATAACAAAGCATGTCCCCCCAAGCCAGCACTCCTCAACACCCATCTTTCTGGGGGCAACTGCTGGAATGAGATTACTTCA TATAAAAAACGAAGAGGCATCTAACACTATCCTGCAGGACATACAGAAGTATCTGCGTTCTTTACCCTTCAATTTCCAAAATGCTTCCATCATATCAGGTCAGGAAGAGGGTCTGTATGGGTGGATCACGGTCAACTACCTGATGGGAAACTTCCTGGAG AAAAACATGTGGAACGCTTGGGTTCATCCTCATGGAGCCAAGACAGTAGGGTCACTGGATCTGGGTGGAGCATCTACTCAAATCGCCTTTACAGCCCCTGATGATGCCACAGGAGAGGATCTTATCAGGGTGTCACTCTACGGTTACGAATACAATGTCTATACACACAGCTTCCTGTGCTACGGCAAAAATGAGGCAGAGAAAAAAGTACTGGCAGAACTTGTAAAG AGCTCCACTGACTGGTCGCGCGTAAACCACCCGTGCTACCCTGCTGATTACAGCATCACCATGGCTGCTAGTGAAATCTTCGACAGTGAGTGTACGAAGAAGTCGACACCGGCTTCCTACAGCCCAGCCAAAAACATCACTTTCTTTGGTGGGAGTGACCCAGTTAGGTGCAAAGACCTGGTCAAGAGAATTTTTGACTTTAAGTCCTGCCAGGGGAAGGAGAACTGCTCTTTTGAAGGAGTTTACCAACCCCCAGTCTCTGGAGAATTCATG gCTTACGCAGGATTCTACTACACCGCATGGGCTCTGGATGTGAAGGGCTCCAACACTCTGAAGCAGTTCAACACTGCCATGTTGTCTTTCTGTTCAAAGCCCTGGGCGACG CTCAAGAAAAACTACGAAATAACAGAGAAACACTTGAAATCTTACTGTTACTCTGCAAACTACGTCCACACGATCCTCGCAGATGGGTACAAGTTCAATGACGACAACTGGGAAAAACTCAATTTTCAGAAAGAG gTGAATCAGACGAGTATAGCCTGGTCTCTGGGCTACATGCTGGCCCAGTCTAACATGATTCCAGCAGAGGCAAAGCTCCTGAAGCTGCCCATACCAAACAGCGCATTCGCTGGCCTGCTCTTCGTGTTCTCCGCTCTGACCATCATCACCCTCATGTTCCTCATCATCACACTGGTGCGCTTCTGTTTCTGA
- the gask1a gene encoding Golgi-associated kinase 1A — MALRAGLKFRVKRRYIVASLSLLALSAVMINTSSPSPSQQRSLPSQGPHHNQPSGLEGSDWKPPFYQLPLNDHSGAWKLLKSKDSTKHQLVVGQHQRRGSSKVPDRVQQATKKKLKNNTNMTNPKQGRSKHSSQTFPTNTKEKLANQSGNGSDSKYAIHLPYPRPGQTIPRPASVRSLHPDIKPCRHKCTPDGPKPERLMGPSVKLKQTIGKTKTYERQAKPPEKKGHSRISKAGTERTDYMTAWCKSSHNKAFSEDWNWTKAESLPWFSKEDVERMRLLATGTVLSKSRIPGHGQVLQIGLGGYNKMTSSSAAAGEHSRLSETGNRALIKRPNDWFEVFAFHLDRVLGLKRSLPAVLRTFHSNILPYKYTSGAPRPAVWWDPDIQHLSDGDNDQNSFTLTWPQYQALLKTRCGIHAPLNSSRCVGVHHSEWAHLALFDFLLQVNDRLDRYCCGFQPDPADMCVENLLNVKCSNPKDLMLVHILVRRADPSRLVFIDNAGRPHHPHDNLNFRLVEGIDEFPERAMRVLRSGCLEQLLLRSLSVDKELWESRGGAAGLRSTIHTIQQRGRALLQHLQEKGLPH, encoded by the exons ATG GCTCTGAGGGCCGGGCTGAAGTTTCGAGTGAAGCGGCGCTACATTGtggcctccctctctctcctggcCCTGTCAGCAGTGATGATCAACACCAGCTCTCCCTCCCCCTCTCAACAGAGGAGCCTGCCCTCACAAGGGCCCCACCACAACCAGCCTTCTGGGTTAGAAGGGAGTGACTGGAAGCCACCGTTCTACCAGTTACCCCTAAACGACCACAGTGGAGCCTGGAAGCTTTTGAAAAGTAAAGATTCAACCAAGCACCAACTAGTAGTCGGCCAGCACCAGCGTAGAGGCAGCAGCAAGGTTCCTGACAGAGTCCAGCAAGCAACCAAAAAGAAGctgaaaaacaatacaaacatgACAAACCCAAAGCAAGGCAGAAGCAAGCATTCCTCCCAGACGTTTCCAACCAACACAAAGGAaaagctcgccaaccaatcaggcAATGGCAGTGACTCGAAGTATGCCATCCATCTTCCTTACCCCAGACCTGGCCAAACCATACCTCGGCCTGCCAGCGTGCGGAGTCTCCACCCAGACATTAAACCATGCAGGCACAAATGCACTCCAGATGGGCCCAAGCCAGAGAGGCTGATGGGGCCATCTGTGAAACTTAAACAGACCATAGGAAAAACCAAAACATATGAAAGACAAGCAAAGCCTCCTGAAAAAAAGGGGCACAGCCGTATCTCTAAGGCAGGGACTGAGAGAACGGACTACATGACTGCTTGGTGTAAAAGCTCTCATAATAAAGCTTTCAGTGAAGACTGGAATTGGACAAAAGCAGAATCTCTCCCCTGGTTTAGTAAAGAAGACGTGGAGAGGATGCGTCTGCTTGCAACAGGCACTGTGTTGAGTAAATCCAGAATTCCAGGCCATGGGCAAGTGCTTCAAATAGGACTTGGTGGTTACAATAAGATGACTTCTTCTTCTGCAGCAGCTGGAGAGCATAGCAGACTCAGCGAGACAGGAAACCGTGCATTAATCAAGCGCCCCAATGACTGGTTTGAGGTGTTTGCCTTCCACCTGGACAGAGTCCTGGGTCTGAAAAGGAGTCTTCCTGCAGTTTTAAGGACTTTTCACAGTAATATTCTTCCATATAAATATACCAGTGGTGCTCCAAGGCCCGCAGTGTGGTGGGACCCAGATATTCAGCATCTATCTGATGGTGATAATGACCAGAACTCATTCACACTCACCTGGCCCCAGTACCAGGCACTGCTGAAGACCAGGTGTGGGATTCATGCACCTCTCAACTCGTCTAGGTGTGTAGGGGTGCACCATTCTGAGTGGGCACATCTGGCACTGTTCGACTTTCTGTTACAG GTTAATGACAGACTGGACCGGTACTGCTGTGGCTTCCAGCCTGACCCTGCTGACATGTGTGTGGAAAACCTCCTGAATGTGAAATGTTCCAATCCCAAAGACTTAATGTTGGTGCATATTTTG GTTCGCAGGGCTGATCCCTCTAGACTGGTTTTCATAGATAATGCAGGCAGGCCTCATCACCCACACGACAACCTCAACTTCAGACTGGTTGAGGGCATTGATGA GTTTCCAGAGAGGGCGATGCGGGTGCTGCGGTCAGGCTGCCTGGAGCAGCTGCTCCTGCGCTCGCTGTCTGTGGATAAGGAGCTTTGGGAGAGCAGAGGTGGTGCAGCAGGCCTCCGCTCCACCATCCACACCATCCAACAGAGAGGCAGAGCGTTGCTGCAGCACCTCCAGGAAAAAGGTCTTCCACACTGA